The region TTTCCCTCTCAGAAATGTTCactggcaggaaaataaaccacATTGAGGGCTGTTGCTGAATTTCTTACCCATTCTTAAACATTTGACTATCAAATATCTCTTATGTATCGAATAACTTGCTAGAACTTCTTGAGCGAATGTTTTGGATCATGCAGTAGATGAACGTCTGCCAGACCTGTCATTGGACAGACAGATTCCTGACACTTAAATGATTCTAACCTAAAGAACCTTAAGGTTAAGATTAACCTTAGATCAAGTATATGTCACATACATGCGGTTAAACACAGCAACTCACCTGGATGGAATCAATGCAGACAAACGAAAGGATTGAGGTTAGTATCTTGGCCTGGGTCGTGCACTGAGCAGAGCCAGCGGCCACATTTAGAAACGAAACAACGCACAGTTACGCATTCATGTCGGCAACATTAATCCAATGGTGCTTTTTGCTTTGTGTTCCCCAAAGACCTGCAAAATGAATGCGGCTCTTCTGATCGGTTCGCTTCATGCAATACAgttcgcttcttcttcttctcttcaacAGATGGCataaaaatgctaataaatGTGTTATACATTCATTGTCATTCACCAGTAAAGATAGTGGGCTAGTCTCCAAAAAAGCAGCATTGCATTTTTTAGGCATTTGGACAGAAAGATCTTCAAGGAAGCACATCAAACATTGCCGGCACACCTTTGGTTACCTTTTAACAGCATGATAACGTTTCATCCACCCTAACGAGAAGTGACTCAAAAGTCATAAGTTACCTAATTAACCTTAAAAATCTGGCTCCATGGCTCAGGTCTTTGGTGTTTGACCAAGTGCACATGTTTGAATACCTTATCTCGTCTTGCTATCAGGTTTGACGGCAATAGTTTCTTTGCAATCATTGATTTGAAATTAGCTGAATGATTTAcccagaggaaaaaacacacacttccgcTATGGTCGTTCATCATTAAATGATAGCTTTTCCTCACTTTAGAGGAATGTTGTATGGAAATGTTAGAGTGCATGAGGCCAAATAGGTGGATTTTTAGAAAAAGGACAAATGTTAATAACAGGAAGTTACTGAATTTTAGTGAATTTATGCAACAGGAACACAAATAATGATTCATATTCTGATCAAATATCATCCAGAACACTCAGAATTGATTTGAAGGACTCTTGTAGCCTGTCGTCATTTGAAAAGTGACTTCCTCAGAAATCCACCTGGATGAACCTTTGCGGCTGTTTTTCCACAGGACTACAGAGTTAACATCTTCCTGCGGCAGCGCTGGAACGACCCCAGGCTGAAGCTTCCACCAGATTTCAAGTCAGATTCTCTGACTGTCGACCCCAAAATGTTCAAATGTCTGTGGAAACCTGACCTGTTCTTCGCCAACGAGAAGAGCGCCAACTTCCATGACGTCACCCAGGAGAACATCCTCCTGTTTATATTCCGGAATGGAGACGTTCTGATTAGTATGAGGTAGCAGATTGGTTGAATTTCatgatttttgtgtgtgtgtgtgtgtgtgaccgttTGTGAACTTTCACAGAAGATTTTGCAGCCATGCAacgataaaaatgaaaaaaaaaaaacctttatttcCTAGCATGGTTTAATATCACATTTTTAGAAcgtctttttttcatttcattcacgTCTGACTGAAAATGTCATGGCATTTTAAAGgtgtcttttttccttttcatagCTGTCTAAAGACGTGTCACCGCATTTGCTCGTGAAGTAAACAATTCCGTGAAAATGTAGTCGGATGAATGCTGCTGCTTAGTTTCCTTGCTCTCTGGTGCCAATATTAGCCAAACttggttgtgtttttttgtaATTAGATGTAAGATAAGTAGGGTTTTTTTGATAGAGTAAATTCCAGGTCTTTTCTTCCAGATTGTCTGTCACCCTTTCTTGTCCACTGGATCTCACGTTATTCCCAATGGACACACAGAGGTGCAAAATGCAACTTGAAAGCTGTGAGTCTTTCTATTTCAGTTCTGCAAAACACATGTAAAGCTAGAAATCAAGAGCAAGAAATATGCAGTTTAATATCTACTGTGCACTATACAATGACTTGAATGTGGTTTCTCTCCAGTTGGCTACACCACAGACGACCTGCAGTTCATGTGGCAGACAGGAGACCCCGTGCAAATGGATGAGATAGCTCTACCACAGTTTGACATCAGACAGGAAGATATTGATTATGGGAACTGCACCAAATACTATGCAGGAACAGGTAAAGCCATTCTCAGACAGATTATCAAAGACAAATCATCTTTACAGTAATGTGTGATATACTGTAGCATGGATGAGTTTCAGCATCTCCACAGAGTGCAAGTGTTGTTATTGCTTTGAATTCTAATTATCTCTGGCCTTTtcttacatgttttttttatttattctctttAAAATATCCAGGTTTTATCCAGGTGAGAGCCATTGTTATGTTCTGTGCTACCACAAATATGTTAAAAAGCTCAGGTATTTGCTCTTGTTAGCTCTCTCTATTAGCTCTCTGAGATCAGCAGCTACATGTGTCATTTTTGGTGCGGTCACTGTACAATCAGTGTTCCTCCTTGGAGAAATCAGATAAAGGTTAATGGATCTTTTAGATGATGTCGAATGATTAATTCAGAGTCAAAATCCTTATCTGACTGATACTATAAGACCATCTCTCTGGTTAAAGCACAAATATCATCACGTCGCTGTTATCtaattttaattttcctttctGATTGGTCAAGGATTAAGGATTAACATTCCAATTATTCTACAACTATCACAGCTTTGCATGGTCTTATGACTGCATTAACCTTGATAGTTCTGCCTTAACTCCAAACTAGAAGCACGTCAGCATGTAGCTAACATGCTTCGCCCCTTTTATCACCCCTTTTTTTACTGTCAGGCTAAAAGTTGCATATTATCCATCTGTCATGTTGGAGTATGTCATCAGGATATGATATAGTGGAAGTGGGTTGTGAATTTTTTAATCTATGTGGTGCACGGCGAGTCCATTGAGGGTGATGGATGACACCACGTCATTTTATTCTGTGTACGAAAATGAAGCTGGAGTTGTTTCTGTGTCAGGGTGTGATCTCTCTGTAGTGACATTACATGCAAGCATCACTGACCTGGCAGGGCAGATGAGTTAGCAAAGAAGCTCTTTATGAGCCACTTAACCAATCAGCACCTGTCAATCATGGCTATAAAACCGAACCAGCTCTTTTACCAGGTGAGATTCTGCTGACTCTCCAATTAAGAACTAATAGTTAAGTCAGTGAAAATACAACCTGGGTCTATCTTTGACAGTTGTGCTTAGTTTCAGAACTGTCGCACTGACCCTTTCCCAAGGATTGTGGCAGGACAGGGCACTCTCCTATTAAAGTGAAATCCCATAAAAAAGCCCTCCTGGTACTGTTCCATACGAGAGTAACCGCATTCAGTGAATTGGAAAATCTCTATCAGCCAATACAGCTTGCATGACCTCCGTGCTCACATTTAAGAGGCTCAGAGCTGGCAATGATTCAGCCTTTTTAAaaggttgccatggtaaccggTTCAGACACAAAGCTCACTTCTGTGTATGAGTGGTTCTAGCCTGCTCCGCACCGCAGGCGGCCCCCGTTCGCTGTGTAAAGCTCAGCCCGATTCCCGGGCTGGTTAAATATTACTTTAACAGACCCACTCGACCATCACGTTGGACCTTCCTATCAGCAGCAAAGAGGAAACGTACGACGCCGCTGCCGAGGTTCCGGGAGAAGCTGTCTGATTGTTTCAAAGTGCTGCATTCACAATTGAAAACGTATTGTCTTTGACGACAGATGACCTTCTGAAAGCTGCACTTCTGGGCACTGAAATAAGCTCATCAGAGGACTTTTCTTTTGCCTTGTGCAAAATGGTTCACATCAGATACAGCTCTTAACTCTCTGTAATATGTACAAGatggtacacacacaaacaaacacacacacgcgcacacagtCATTCTTGGCCAACCACCAAACAATTTCCCAAGACCTTGCAGTTGTGAGCTAAATCTTTCAGAggctggaggctttaaagtggaaCTAAATTACTTTATAATGCCCAGATCCAATTTTCTTGCCTTTTCTTGCATTTTGAAGTAAACTTTGCTGTTGACATTTGAGTATGTTTGCCTCCTTTGTGCAGGCTACTACACTTGCGTAGAGGTCATCTTCACCCTGAGGCGACAGGTTGGGTTCTACATGATGGGTGTTTATGCCCCCACGCTGCTCATTGTGGTGCTCTCATGGCTGTCCTTCTGGATCAACCCTGATGCAAGTGCCGCAAGGGTTCCCTTAGGTGAGGATTACTAGATCACTTCTATTAGATTTCAGTCATACACATGATCTGAATATGTATTGCTGTCGCGACAATGTTCAACTATAGGGTAGAATTTGCTTTTAAGTATAAATTTCCCTTTAAGGGGATAATAGTGGCTCGACTATTACTGGTTGTCTTTGCTAAGAATCATGGTTGTAATTACCTCAATCAAGAAACCATCAGTCACTTTGACACCATGAAGGGTTTCATGGTTCAAGCATGTTACCATTTCCAGTGTTGATCTCTGTGGGAGAAACCGTTAAATATAGCTGCCATGGACAGATGGGGCTCACTGCAGGAGTGTTTAGGCAAGTAGGGGCCTTTTAAATGGCAACATGCAATCTTCTGACCAACAATCTCCTATTAAAGCGATGATAAAGTTATCACGTACAGTTCGCAAAGACAAATGAGGGCAACAGACATACTAAAAATGGCAGACATCCTCTCTGATATCAGCCCATGTGTCTATATTTAAATGTGACATAAGGAATtctgaaatgattaaattaTTGACTGCCGCATTAGGTAGGTCAACTCGCCACCAAGTCACTGTGGCAACATCTAAATCCAAAAAGGGTCAAATGATCAGTAAGGAAAATCGGATCCCTCTCAACCaaattaaataaagctgtttgtaAACCAGAGGACATGATGCATTCCCTAAATAAGGTTGTTATTATGCGAGTGGGGATGCAGTAACAGTTGGCCCTGGCTGGGTCTCGTTTGTACCGTTCCAGtaaccacaaaaacaaagagTTTGATTCAATTACAGTGTTTGAAAGGGTCTCCCTGAACACGATTTAAAAGGGGCATCGGAGCTTTAGGTTCCTTCTTTTTCACCTCATAAAACTCAACTTGTCACTCCTGAAAACTCTGAAAGTGTTGAAGTGAAAATGACGCCATTTTCCCATCTTCCCATCTTCCCACCTTACGTAATGCCATCCCAGTGTAATAGTGACTCAGTTAGCATTATGGTAATTCAGCTATTATGCTTTTGTGCTACTGCGGTGTCAGTTTTTAGGGTGATAGAAGCAACTTTTGTGGCTGGTCAGCCATCCAGACATGCATCACCCCAGGCGCTGCATGTCAGCCACATACTGCATCACATGGGCAGCTGCGTGCTGGGCTGCATGGATAAGATAGTCCATTGTTGTCCCACATGTCCACTGCCTCCTTTTCTTCATCCTCCCTCCAGTTGTTTATCACCACTTTCATTCCAtcatcactcctcctcctcctggaagcCCCATCTGACTCCTCACTAAATGGGATCAGTACAGGTCAGTCAACACCCAGGTGTGATTCTACTCTCATTTATAGCCTCGAGCGgtgcgactgtgtgtgtgcatgtgcatgtggacATCCATGTGACCATTTAACCGTTCCATTACTGTTCTTTACACATGTTAGCTGATGTACTAGTTAAAATATGTGTTGCCTTACAAAGCATTTTATTTGAAATAGGAAGTCgcagatttcatttttttcaaagATAAAAACCATTACTTTCATCTTTTGTCACATGGTCTGTTTTATCTCTGAAAGAAATCAGTGCAATAAGACAAAAGGAGTGATCAAAATTGttaatcaaagctctggagggcTTTTGTAGGCTTCCAAAATATCAGTGTTTGCGTGCCTAAGTTAAATCCACACTGTCGAGGAGATCAcaggttgtcatggtgacaccGATGTCTCCTGCAGTACTGCTGTCTTTGGGCGTTTCAGCATAGTTGTAATATGCAACAGATATTTTCATATCCCTATTAAAAAATATAGGTTCTATGGGAAAAAATAAGCAAAAGTGAGACATGAGAATTTTAACCAAGCATTTATTGTCTCTGCAGGCATCCTCTCGGTGCTCTCGTTGTCCTCCGAGTGCACGTCCTTGGCCTCAGAACTGCCCAAAGTGTCCTACGTCAAGGCTATCGACATTTGGCTGATTGCTTGCCTGCTCTTTGGTTTTGCTTCTCTGGTGGAGTACGCTGTGGTTCAGGTGATGCTCAACAGCCCGAAACGCATCGAGGACGAGAAGGCCAAGATCGCATCCAGGGAGaaggctgcagggaaaagccccgcccccaggaaCAACACGGTCAATGGAACCGGGGGGACGCCGCTCCACGTCAGCACCCTACACGTCAGTACCCTCGGCTGGGATTTGTTGGTGTTTAGCAACAGAGATTCAAACCCTTTAACCCAAAGTTCAAGATAGAGAAATCTCAAATCCATACTGTCATGATTTTGTCACATCAGCCACCATGATTGACAtttaatcagaatcagaatcagaatcagaatcagaatcagaagcagatttattgccattgttcatgtaatacacagtattacacaaactaggaatttgtcttggtgagacgctgcgacattcaacataaagaagaccacactagaataagataaataaaataaaaataagacatatatacagtatatacataaatggtaagaaatagtgcaggtcaatgcaggagtaatgtgatgttcatgggtccgactggctgctgtacatggtgcttaagtgatgagtcacttggtgttcagcagcctgatggcagaggggaagaagctgttagtgtagcgggaggttttggtccgaatggaccgtagtctcctgcctgaggggaggggggaaaacagtccgtgaccagggtgggaagggtcggccgtgatccgacctgcacacctccgggtcctggagatatacaggtcctggatggatggaagcctgcagccgatcaccttctcggcagcgcgcatgacgcgctgcagcctcagtctgtccctgacagtggcaccagcaaaccacacggtgatggaggaggtgaggatggattcgatgatggccgtataaaactgcgccaacatcctgggaggcagtttgagtttcctcagctgccgtaggaagaacatcctttgctgggccttcttgatgagggagctgatggttggctcccacttaaggtcccgggtgatggtggtgcccaggaagcggaaggagtccgcgatggtgatgggggagtccatgagggcaagggggggcaaaggggctgtgactttcctgaagtccacaatcatctccactgtcttctgagcattcagctgcaggttgttgtgtccgcaccaggacaccagtcgagccacctccctcctgtaggcagtctcatcgccattggagatgagcccaatgagggtggtgtcatccgcaaacttgatcagcttgacagactggtggcttgaggtgcagcagttagtgtacagggagaagaggaggggggaaagtacacagccatTGCCATGTTTCAGGGATGTGTTCATGGTTGTTTGCGTGGAGGTTATGTAACTGCCCACCTCCACAAACAGCACGAACACAAAAACACTGCAGCGCTGGTTCAACATGATCCTGCCCAGATCTACTGCGGAGATCTCAGTGACTGTAACGGCCGCTCAGTTGGCACTCGGATGCCTCAGATGGGCCGTGGATTCCGCTGAAcctaattaaaattaatttgggTCTGTGTTTCACCGAAGCACGTTTGGTTCGAGAGAATTACGCTGAGGTTTATTGGGTTTTCCCTTCAAAACCAAATCATAATAATGAAGCTTTAATGAGCTTAATGACTTAAGTGAGTAAGCATCCACTGTCTGATTAGATCTTGCACACTCTGCAGGCCTCTGGGGAGAATGATGAACGGGATTATTTCCACACATTTTGCTGACTTTTAAGAAGAACCCTATTGCCACGTGATAGCTTATAGAGCTGATTCGAAGGACCCCATGTGACAGCACAAATCATCTTTAACTGCACTCCCCTGTCCTAAAACTAACGTCATTTTATTACAATCATGTGAATttcatgtttgtgcatgtttttgcaGCGTCCCATCTCAGTGTGAGATGGCAGCACTCATCCAAGAGAATGGGACAGATTTGATTCATGTATTCAGTATTGGAAAACAAAAATGGCCTCAGTTGGTGTCAAAATGAACTTGAGGCTGTTGGTTTGTAGATTGGggattaaaaaagaggaaatgaagccAAAGCTTAATCCTCCTTGTCATCTTTCTTCTGTAACCAGGTTGCTGAAATTCGCTGTAAGAAGGTGTGCACCTCAAAGTCAGACCTGAGGACCAATGACTTCAGCATCGTGGGATCCCTCCCGCGGGACTTTGAGCTGTCGAACTTCGACTGCTACGGGAAGCCCATCGACACCGGTGCCGGCAAATCCCAGTCCAAGAACAACAAGAAACCTCCGCCCCCAAAACCAGTGATCCCCACTGCTGCAAAAAGAATTGACCTGTACGCCAgggctctctttcctttcaCCTTCCTCTTTTTCAATGTGATTTACTGGTCTGTATACTTGGGATTATCTTGAGATTATATCATTAATCTCTCTCTTAAAAGGTCTGTGTAGTTATAATTACATTCAAAAATATAAATGCAAACATAAAGACTGGAATTTCTGCCTCAGTAGACTAATTTttctgaagaaaaaacaaatatatattATCTTTATCTTCACAGCTATTGtatttgtttattaaaaatggaCATTATAGCGTCTTTTCCTAAAAAGTACTTTATTGATGTCGCTTGAGGGCAATACAGGATTGCATATATACAGTAACTGCTATTTAAATGGTGCAAACCACGAATAAAGATCACATTAGGCCCAGCAGTAGATGCACAAATCTATAAAAAGAGCAGTTGTAAATTGCTGTTTGATTTCTTTGCCCTTGCCACGTGAACAAGGCCCCCATAGCATTTTATTTAAGCATCAAAGCAAAGTGTATCATTGTAATTTCCTAGCATGTTAAAAATGTGCATGTATATGAAATTGAATCCatataaatgatatttatgaaATTCTATCGGTATGGCGATTTGCTCTTCAAAAGATAAATGTAAAGTTCCATGTTCCTCTCAAGAAGGTCACGTAATATTGCCACTCCTTTAGTAATCCCACTTGTGTAAAATGGCCACTGAGCTGTGACCGCGTCTTTGTGAAAATTACAATCAGCGTTTgacaaaatatatattaaattACTTTTCACCATTTGTTGTCAAGCGTGCTTGAGTGTTGTGTTCAACAATTAATTGACAGCAGGCCTTCAATGTATGTCCCAGGTAACCATCCCAGATCCGCCATCccttggctccgcccacctgtaCCGTATATCACATCTGTTTTTCCCCGCCAGTGCTTGACCTCCCCTAATCTTCCGAACTGAGCGTTTATTATTCATGCAAACCTGTTTGGAATATGACCCCTGACATCATCTCATATGAAATTTGTCTCAAGCTTAATGAAGCAAGATAGATGCCGACCTCATGGCACATCAACACAGTCATGTTAATGAAGGTTTGAGGGTCGGGACGTGCTCCTGGGGAGGAGAAAGGAAATGATTGCAGCTGATATGTTGTTGCACCACATCAGAAAacaccccccaaacacacacacacaaaaacgcTCTGTCCCTctttttctgtgctgctgccatgGTTACAGACAGGAGAAATTATTTGGTCTGCCACTAAAAACGCCCACCTGACATGCAGACTAGAGAGTCGGACTGAACCAAGTCTCCCAACACTCATAATACCTCATATTTGCACTACTCAATAAGTAATGTGGTTATTTTGACCGGTAAAGACTCACAAATGAGAAAGAGTGTAAATTATAGTGCCTCCCAATGGCCAGATCTATATTTGCTTAATGTAATGAGGAGACAAAATGCTCTCCTGGGGACAAGTAAGAAAAGATGTATTGCCAGATGGTGTGTGAGAATGATAGCAGCTCGGGGAAAGATGCAATCCTCCATCCGCATGGATCAGGATTTTACTAAAGAGCATTTTTAATCAATTTAGTCTTGTTCACTATCTGCCCATC is a window of Takifugu rubripes chromosome 14, fTakRub1.2, whole genome shotgun sequence DNA encoding:
- the glrbb gene encoding glycine receptor, beta b, with translation MGIKKITIFLLVLSLCLEGALSKEKGTKKGKKKGKQVYCPSQLSSEDLARVPANSTSNILNRLLVSYDPRIRPNFKGTPVEDRVNIFINSFGSIQETTMDYRVNIFLRQRWNDPRLKLPPDFKSDSLTVDPKMFKCLWKPDLFFANEKSANFHDVTQENILLFIFRNGDVLISMRLSVTLSCPLDLTLFPMDTQRCKMQLESFGYTTDDLQFMWQTGDPVQMDEIALPQFDIRQEDIDYGNCTKYYAGTGYYTCVEVIFTLRRQVGFYMMGVYAPTLLIVVLSWLSFWINPDASAARVPLGILSVLSLSSECTSLASELPKVSYVKAIDIWLIACLLFGFASLVEYAVVQVMLNSPKRIEDEKAKIASREKAAGKSPAPRNNTVNGTGGTPLHVSTLHVAEIRCKKVCTSKSDLRTNDFSIVGSLPRDFELSNFDCYGKPIDTGAGKSQSKNNKKPPPPKPVIPTAAKRIDLYARALFPFTFLFFNVIYWSVYLGLS